The DNA region TGGCGGATGTTGACGCTCTGGATCAGTTATACCTGCGGATGTTCAGCCCGATTCTGGCGGCTGTTCTGGTGATTGTGATTCTTTCACTGGGGTTGAGCTGGTTCAGTACCACGCTTGGGTTGTCTGTGCTGCTGATGATGGGGGGCTGGTTATTGCTGCTGCCGCCGTTGTTTTATGCGCTGGGTAAACACAGCAGTAAGGCGAAAGGTGTCAGTCAGCAACAGCTCCGGCAGGCTGCGCTGGATTATCTGCAAGGGATGGCTGAATTGCAGATTGTGGGTACTGAAGAGGTTTTCCGGCAGCAGTTAGACGAGCGGGAGCGTCAGCTGCACCGGCATCAGGCGAGGCTCTCAAAGCTGGAAGGTCTGGGCTCTGCGTTGTTGACGTTTGCAGCGGGCAGTTCTGCCGTCGTCATGCTGTATCTGGCGGCGGGGGAATATCAGGCAGGGGGGATTTCCGGCCCTGTTATGGTGATGTCGTTGTTTGCGGTACTGGCAGGGTTTGAAGCTCTGATGCCGGTTCCCGGGGCTTTTCAGTTTCTGGGCTTTACCACACAGGCGGCGGGGCAGTTGAAAGAAGTGATCGACCAGCCACCCATGATTTACGGTGAGCAGAAGCCTGAGGTTAAGGGGCAGGTTCAGTTTGAAAATGTCAACTTTTCTTATGGCGGATTGCAGGTACTGGATCAGGTGACACTGACGATTCCTGTCGGTCAGCACGTCGCACTGGTGGGCAAAACCGGGTGTGGCAAGTCAACACTCGCTGGTTTGCTGACCCGTTATAACGATTGCGACAGTGGTCAGGTATTGATTGATGGTGTTCCAGTCCCTGATTTCAGTGAGCAGGCGCTTTATCAGGCGCTGGCTGTGGTTCCCCAGAAAACCCATGTACTAAGTGCGACGTTGCGGGATAATCTGAAGCTGGCTGATCACTCTGCCAGCGATGAGCGTCTGCTTGAGGTTATACAAACGACGGGGTTAAACCAGTTAGCTGCGGCTCGAGGAGATGAAAAGATTCTTGATCTGTGGCTGGGGCAGGGCGGCATCACTTTGTCGGGTGGTGAACAGCGTCGTCTGGCTATTGCCCGTGCCATGCTGAAGCAGGCAGATATCCTGATCATGGATGAAGCGTCGGAAGGGCTGGATCGCTTCAGTGAACAACTGTTGTTAAACCGTATTCTTGAGGCTTATCAGCACAAAACCGTGATGATGATTACTCATAAGCAGGGTATGTTGCAGAAAATGGATGCAGTGTACCGGCTGGATGGCGGGCGTTTGTCTCAGGTTTGCGGTTGATCCAGCCCAAGGTGTTCGCAAGCCTGTCGGGTCAGTTGTTCAATGGCGTTGTCATTATTGCCATGGAGATTGTCTGCCCTGATGATGCCCCCATCCAGCAGGGGCTGAAAATGTTCTGCTTTTAACCGGACATCTTTAAGTCGCAGCTGGGTGAACAGATGACGGAATTCGATCTCTTCAGGCTGTGGGTTCCGGGGGGACTCGTCGTCTGTCGCTTTCGTTGTTGTCTGGTTCAGCTGGCGGACAGGTGGCTCAGGCGCGACATCTCTTTCGGTAATAGCGGGCCGTGTAATGGGAATACGGCGGGGCTTTTTTCTGGTACCTGCTGGTTGCAGATAGGGTGTTACCGGTTG from Endozoicomonas sp. NE40 includes:
- the cydC gene encoding heme ABC transporter ATP-binding protein/permease CydC, with translation MGNLLPFIKLYRRHPGAMALGVLLSITTLLASLGLLALSGWFITSTAIAGLTLATAQHFNFFTPGAGVRGFSIGRTASRYFERLVSHDATFKLLAWLRGWFFARLAPVPLHRLKRFRKGDLLNRLVADVDALDQLYLRMFSPILAAVLVIVILSLGLSWFSTTLGLSVLLMMGGWLLLLPPLFYALGKHSSKAKGVSQQQLRQAALDYLQGMAELQIVGTEEVFRQQLDERERQLHRHQARLSKLEGLGSALLTFAAGSSAVVMLYLAAGEYQAGGISGPVMVMSLFAVLAGFEALMPVPGAFQFLGFTTQAAGQLKEVIDQPPMIYGEQKPEVKGQVQFENVNFSYGGLQVLDQVTLTIPVGQHVALVGKTGCGKSTLAGLLTRYNDCDSGQVLIDGVPVPDFSEQALYQALAVVPQKTHVLSATLRDNLKLADHSASDERLLEVIQTTGLNQLAAARGDEKILDLWLGQGGITLSGGEQRRLAIARAMLKQADILIMDEASEGLDRFSEQLLLNRILEAYQHKTVMMITHKQGMLQKMDAVYRLDGGRLSQVCG